TAGATCACATTCAACGGACTCCCTAACTGATCGCGTCGCGCCAGCACCGTTGCAATCATCGAGCGCCGGCTGGGAATCCACCCCTCCACACGCACCGCACTGGTGGGGGCTTCGCCTTGACGCGCAACGGTGAGTGGCATCCAATGGCCTTCAACGTCGACCATGCCTTGTTCCTTGCCGTGGGCGCCCGTCCGGCTTGCAGCTGCGATTGGACGCCGATCCTTCAGCTCGATGTCCAGGCCAGGTGGAACGAGACGGCGCTGCACCGACACTGACTGCACCGGCAGTTCGGCCAGCAACCGGCGCTCGAGACGACCGGGTTCCAGGGTGATTAAGGGTCGTGGGAAGCGAAGTCCGGCTGCTTTGACTACCGCGTCACTGCCAAGTCGATCACTGCCTCGAACCGTGAGCTGCTGCTGCGAGCGCAGGCTCCAGCCGGCGCTGAGTAGCACCCAGATCAGTCCGCTTGAGACTCCGCCAAACAGCAGGATGCGCCAGCTCTGAATCAGCTGCTCCCGCCGTCGCTCCTGGCGCAGTCTGCGCCGTCGTTCGACCCCTGGAGCGAGAGGAGCGCTGCTGTGGCTGTTCTCATTGTTGGGTTTCGATCGGCCCATCACAGGTCGCAGCGA
Above is a window of Synechococcus sp. BIOS-U3-1 DNA encoding:
- a CDS encoding cell division protein FtsQ/DivIB, which translates into the protein MGRSKPNNENSHSSAPLAPGVERRRRLRQERRREQLIQSWRILLFGGVSSGLIWVLLSAGWSLRSQQQLTVRGSDRLGSDAVVKAAGLRFPRPLITLEPGRLERRLLAELPVQSVSVQRRLVPPGLDIELKDRRPIAAASRTGAHGKEQGMVDVEGHWMPLTVARQGEAPTSAVRVEGWIPSRRSMIATVLARRDQLGSPLNVIYVAPDGDLSLRTKTLGLVRLGSNERLLDQQLRTIAQLSSSLPETLRGNASTGIDLSDPSKPELQLKPNPKQTTSKP